actgctttatgacccaggaatcccactgctgggcatacacatcgagggAACCAGAAtttaaaagagacacatgtactccagtgttcattgcaacactgtttacaatagccaggacatggaagcaacctagatgtccataggcagatgaatggataagcaagctgtggtacatatacacaatggcatattactcagttattaaaaagaatgcatttgaatcagttctaatgaggtggatgaaactatagcccattatacagagtgaagtaagtcagaaggaaaaacaccaatacagcatattaaggtatatatatggaatttagaaagttggtaacaatgaccctatatgcaagacagcaaaagagacaaagatgtaaagaacagacttttggactctgtgggagaaggcgagggtggggtaatttgagagaatagcattgaaacatatatattatcatatgtgaaacagatcaccagtacaggtttgatgcatgagacagggtgctcagggctgctgCACTTGGATGAGccggagggatgggatggggagggaggtgggagggggggttcaggatggggggacacatgtacccatggctgattcatgtcaacatatggcaaaacccactacaatattgtaaagtaattagcctccaattaaaataaattaaatttttttaagaaaagaaaacctgtttTCTTAAGTGATCTTTAACTTACAGGAGTCTTCCATATACTTTTTACCAGCAGTTGCTAGTGGGATTAAGAATTTAGTCACTTAACTTGTACCTTTACTGTGTCCCTATCATGTCCCATGttaagcctgcatgcagcagttGCTATTTCTCCAGATAACTCATTTAGTGAAAAGGTTATGTACCAAAGAAATTACTTCATCTCCACCGATTCGTGCAAGCTCTTAGAGAAATGGTATCAACCTACAAATAATATGAATTTTGCCTGCATCTAAGTAGAAGAACCACTGATATTCTTTGTAAAGACAGCTTTTCCCCAATAGGTaagtaactttatttatttataaccatAAAAACCCTACTTACTTATTTATGCAATCATGTGAATTACTAGAATTACACTTCTgatttataaatggaatttatagatcaaaacagaaaatgcaaattacCTAAAAGGGTGGAGATCTACTATTTTATGTACTGTTACTTATATAATTCTTTCGGTCATGAAGATGgatgataaagaataaaaatatattgaatatagcaACCTTCACCTCTTGACTGATAGCTAACATTCCATAAGGGCTAACTTTGCAGTAGGCCCAATACTTTGAATATTGCATATTTTACCTTGTGTAATCCTCAAAATAATCCTACCCAttgataaaatacattttgaagtAGAAGAAAATGAAGCTCGGAAATATTAAGAAACATTGTCCAGTGTGCTTGAATCAAAATTGCTAAATCCAGAATGTGTACTCAACAAGCTGATTGTATAGCCTATGTTTTTAATGGTAAACTATACTGcccatatttctttccttttgtacaAAGTTTGAGAgctatattgttttccattctGTGAGAGACAGAATACTACATGATTGGTTTGGGAgttaaatgagctaatattttAAAGATCTTAGGTCAGAGCTTTACATAAAAGATATCTTGACCTCGGTGCTTTATAAACATTAACCCATTTAACCTGATACCTACCCAATGCCATTCTGTTCTTCGTTAGATATGGATTAAAAACATGGAGTGCCAAGATTAAATGGAGACAGACTGAATTATAACCTGatgttaagaaataaatttccctgccatatcaataaacaaagaaTGTCACATTGACTCATAATTGAATTCCTCCAAAGGTGAGTCATGGAGTGCTGAGAGaactcagttcacttcagttcagtcgctcagtcatgtccgactctttgcaaccttatggatttACCtagtccatgaagttctccaggccagaatactggagtgggtggactttcccttctccaggagatcttcccaacacagggattgaacccaggtctcccacattgcagattctttaccagctgagccacaagggaagcccttaaagacTAAGTCAGTACTATAATCTAGATCTTGATCCAGCAGTGTTGCTCCTGGGCAGACAGTTAAAAGAAGATTGAATTAAAGTAACTAGCCACTACTCTCAGTTCTTTCCCcaaatttcctcctttttttttgacAGTCAATTCACTGATGGCTAGGttgtctgtcttttcttttcttttctccatctccTACTCTTGTTAGAATGTCTATCGTTATCTTCTGTACTTCAAAAACACTTTAGCTGagcattctattttatttatatttctttccacTAGTAGTCTATAGTGCAATCATTTATATAGGCTAAGGgggaaatcagagaaggcaatggcaccccactccagtactcttgcctggaaaatcccatagatagaagagtctggtgggctatagtccctggagttctaaagagtcagatacaactgaatacacacacacatacacacttggaCATTTGGACAATTACAATTTTTAGGAATAGCATGTTTCAATCACATTTTGTACAACTCTTATGTAAGTGGGTCAGTGGACTTTATTTGTCAATGTAGATACCTTCAGGCAGCTTGTTAAACAGCAGGTGCTCAGAAAAAAATTGCTGGAAAAGACTGTCAAAATGAAGCCAtagttatttaattaaaaaataaataaaagggagcatgaataaaatataaattgataaTAATCAACatttggttttaaatttatttactaaaaGTTATCACAGAAGTTGTATAGAATATTGACttagagaagagaaaatgctCAACTTCACGGATGTGACAGAGTTTATTCTTTTGGGACTAACCAGTCATCGGGAACGGCAAGTTCTTTTGTTCGTCATTTTCCTGCTGGTCTACACGATCACCATGGTGGGTAATATCGGCATGATCCTGTTAATTAAGGTCAGTCCACAACTCAGCAGCCCCATGTACTTTTTTTTGAGTCATTTGTCATTTGTTGATGTGTGGTTTTCCTCCAATGTCACTCCTAAAATGCTGGAAAACCTGTTATCAGAGACAAAAACGATTTCTTACGCTGGCTGTTTGGtacagtgtttcttttttattgctctTGTTCCTGTAGAAGTTTTTATTCTTCCTGTGATGGCCTTTGACAGATACATGGCCATTGGGAACCCTTTGCTCTACGGCAGCAAAATGTCAAGGGTTGTCTGTATCCGACTGATTTCTTTCCCTTATGTGTATGGTTTTCTGATTAGTCTGGTATCAACATTATGGACCTATGGCTTGTACTTCTGTGGGAAGATTGAGATCAACCACTTCTACTGTGCGGACCCACCTCTCATCAAAATGGCTTGTGCTGGAACCTTTGTAAAAGAATATATGATGATCATACTCGCCAGCATTAACTTCATATATTCTCTAACTGTAGTTATCATATCTTACCTGTTCATTCTCATTGCCATTCTACGGATGAACTCGGCGGAAGGGAGGCACAAGGCCTTTTCCACCTGTGGGTCCCATTTGACAGCTGTCGTCATGTTCTATGGAACCCTTATTTTCATGTATCTCAGACGTCCCACAGAGGAGTCTGTGGAGCAGGGGAAGGTGGTGGCTGTGTTTTACACCACGGTGATCCCCATGTTGAACCCCATGATCTACAGTCTGAGGAACAAAGATGTGAAAGAAGCCATGAACATAGTGATTGGAAGAATTTTAACAAGTCAAAATAAAGTTGTATTACatttgtcagacatgactgaagtgacttagcagcagcagcagcattctttcaTATGTGTCAACAGATCATTGCTCAGTACATAGCTGAAGATATTGTGCATAGAAAGAAAATCAAGAGGAAGActaaaattcagagaaagaagTAGATTGACCCATTCATGTTTATATAAGTAATCAAATGACTTAAatttagtaaataaattaatacaatatgTTATTTGACCCTAAGTTCACAGGTCTAGTCATTGAAGTGGTTCACACTCTCAGCTAGAAtgagatgattttattttatttttttaattctaaaatgcaGTGGGTGAGTTTAGGAAAGGCTTATCAATTCACCTATTTAGAGGTTAATTTGGGtgcagaaaaataacattttgtttagttttctagGCTGAGTGTATAAAAATTGTGGCTTTGCTAATGGTTTTGAGCTTGTGTGATATTTAATGCTACTTTCAGTGTGAGACGTGGATCTATTCAGAGCCTTCTGCTTTGAAAACAGGAACCATAttgtatttcatcttttttcagtttttttggtgTTCACAACACAGAGTAGAGTAAGTGTTTCTCTTTACTGATTCCCAGAACATCCATATTCTAACTCTAAGGCCAACAGGGACCAGGCTGCACACATCTCATGGACCCCAGCTAGCGTCTTCATTCTCACTGAAAAGTGAGTGGAATTAGTGAATTTCTCATGCTGAAAGCACAGTTCTCCAAATTCCACTTAAAAAGTTAAATCGATATTCCTATGgaatattttgcctatttttgaccaaataattattcaaaatattaaaatattttaaaataatatttgcattgaaagaaataaaaattttgttgtGGTCTACTTGCTATTAACAATGACATGagatatatatacgtgtgtgtgtgtgtgtgtgtgtccatgtgtacatacatataatattaaCATAATTTAGTTTGTCTCATAATTCAAGAGATAAATTTTGTCAATACAAGTATGAGGCAACAACTTTAAAATTTGGTTTTCTCTAAAGTTTCTATGTCctctaatataaataaataatttaaacctACTGAAATGTCACTTGtgcatttaatttatatatttaagtaatCACAAAATTAGCTGCAAAGATATCAGTTTAAAATTACACTGATGTACTATGCAAACAAACCTTGTTTGTATAAGtggatatttttatttacctCTGGAAAAGCAAAAATGCGTATGAACTCATTTCCACATACATTTAGGTCATCATGAGTGGTATTTTACAGATCTTTGCATATTAAAGTTGCTAATTTTGATTAAATCATATTAATATTTCTGTGACTAGAGTTGGAAAACTTAAACCCCTTAAACACGTTAAGATGTTACACAGTTAATGTTACTTTCCAAGTGAGTTAAACGTAATTTCTTTTAGCAGTAAGAAGACCCTGTGTTTATCATTTGTTGCAAAGCTCTCAATATATCAAATTTGTTGCTgattattcatttcagttcatttgctcagtgatgtccgaatctttgcgaccccatgcatcacagcaccaggcctccctgcccatcaccaactcccagagttcacccagactcacgtccatcgagtcagtgatgccatccagccatctcatcctctggcacccccttctcctc
Above is a genomic segment from Bos javanicus breed banteng chromosome 15, ARS-OSU_banteng_1.0, whole genome shotgun sequence containing:
- the LOC133261076 gene encoding olfactory receptor 5M3-like; translated protein: MLNFTDVTEFILLGLTSHRERQVLLFVIFLLVYTITMVGNIGMILLIKVSPQLSSPMYFFLSHLSFVDVWFSSNVTPKMLENLLSETKTISYAGCLVQCFFFIALVPVEVFILPVMAFDRYMAIGNPLLYGSKMSRVVCIRLISFPYVYGFLISLVSTLWTYGLYFCGKIEINHFYCADPPLIKMACAGTFVKEYMMIILASINFIYSLTVVIISYLFILIAILRMNSAEGRHKAFSTCGSHLTAVVMFYGTLIFMYLRRPTEESVEQGKVVAVFYTTVIPMLNPMIYSLRNKDVKEAMNIVIGRILTSQNKVTVASDLEIFLAHNFHESGYFSRTYSNFATF